Proteins co-encoded in one Callospermophilus lateralis isolate mCalLat2 chromosome 2, mCalLat2.hap1, whole genome shotgun sequence genomic window:
- the LOC143391379 gene encoding olfactory receptor 52Z1P-like gives MDSSLYNHTSPQDVWYVLTGIPGLEDLHTWISIPICSMYIVAVVGNLFLLFLIITERSLHEPMYLFLSMLALADILLSTATAPKMLAIFWFHSTDISFGSCVAQMFFIHFIFVAESAILLAMAFDRYVAICYPLRYTTVLTSSVIGKIGFAAMVRSFFICCPFIFLVYRLLYCGKNIIPHSYCEHMGIARLACDNINVNIIYGLTVALLSTGMDIVFIIMSYIMILCTVFQIPSWAARFKALNTCGSHICIILMFYTPAFFSFFAHRFGGKTIPRHIHILVANLYVVVPPMLNPIIYGVKTKQIQERVVLLFSSMSTCC, from the coding sequence ATGGATTCTTCCCTTTACAACCACACCAGCCCCCAGGATGTGTGGTATGTCCTGACTGGAATCCCAGGACTGGAAGATTTGCATACCTGGATCTCCATCCCTATCTGTTCCATGTACATTGTGGCTGTAGTAGGGAACCTCTTTCTGCTCTTCCTGATTATAACTGAGCGCAGTCTCCATGAGCCCATGTATCTCTTCCTCTCCATGCTGGCCTTAGCAGATATCCTTCTCTCCACAGCCACAGCTCCCAAGATGCTGGCCATCTTCTGGTTCCATTCCACAGATATATCCTTTGGTAGCTGTGTGGCCCAGATGTTCTTCATACACTTCATCTTTGTGGCAGAATCTGCTATCCTCCTGGCTATGGCTTTCGATCGTTATGTGGCCATCTGTTACCCACTGAGATATACCACAGTCCTCACCTCCTCAGTCATTGGTAAGATTGGCTTTGCGGCTATGGTCAGGAGCTTTTTCATCTGCTGTCCATTCATCTTCCTGGTATACCGACTTCTATATTGTGGGAAAAACATCATTCCTCATTCCTACTGTGAGCACATGGGCATTGCCAGATTGGCATGTGACAATATCAATGTCAACATAATATATGGCCTGACTGTGGCCCTACTCTCTACAGGGATGGATATAGTTTTCATCATTATGTCCTACATAATGATACTTTGCACAGTGTTTCAGATCCCTTCCTGGGCTGCCAGATTTAAGGCCCTTAACACATGTGGTTCCCACATCTGTATCATCCTCATGTTCTATACACCagcattcttttcattttttgccCATCGCTTTGGAGGCAAAACCATCCCTCGCCACATCCACATCCTAGTGGCCAACCTCTATGTGGTGGTGCCCCCTATGCTCAATCCTATCATCTATGGGGTGAAGACCAAACAAATTCAAGAGAGAGTGGTTTTGCTTTTCTCCTCTATGAGTACATGTTGTTAA
- the LOC143388727 gene encoding olfactory receptor 52A1 — protein MFLSNVTVFMPSVLTLIGIPGLESVQSWIGIPFCAMYILAMIGNSLLLFIIKSEPSLHEPMYIFIGMLGVTDIALASSIMPKMLGIFWFHAQEIYFDSCLLQMWLIHTFQCIESGILLAMALDRYVAICYPLRHTTIFTHKLVAQLGTVVILRAAILVAPCLLLIKYRLQFYHTTVISHTYCEHMAIVKLAAGNIKINKIYGLFVAFTVSGFDLTFITFSYSQIFVTVFHLPQKEARLKAFNTCIAHICVFLQLYLLAFFSFFTHRFGSHIPPYIHILFSSMYLLVPPFLNPLVYGVKTKQIRISVVKMCSS, from the coding sequence ATGTTCCTCTCCAACGTGACAGTCTTCATGCCCTCTGTCTTGACACTAATTGGGATCCCAGGCCTAGAGTCTGTGCAGAGCTGGATTGGGATCCCATTCTGTGCCATGTATATCCTGGCCATGATTGGAAATTCTTTGCTTCTGTTTATCATCAAATCAGAGCCCAGCCTCCATGAGCCCATGTACATTTTTATAGGCATGCTAGGAGTCACAGATATTGCACTTGCCAGCAGCATTATGCCCAAGATGCTTGGAATCTTCTGGTTTCATGCACAAGAAATCTATTTTGACTcttgcttgcttcaaatgtggttaaTCCATACATTTCAGTGTATAGAGTCAGGCATCCTGCTAGCCATGGCCCTGGACCGGTATGTGGCCATCTGTTATCCACTGAGACATACCACCATCTTTACTCACAAGCTGGTTGCTCAACTAGGAACTGTTGTAATACTCAGGGCTGCCATTCTTGTAGCACCTTGCCTACTATTGATAAAGTATCGGTTGCAATTTTATCACACGACAGTCATCTCCCACACGTACTGTGAGCATATGGCCATTGTGAAATTAGCTGCAGGAAATATCAAGATCAACaaaatctatggtttgtttgtggCCTTCACTGTTTCAGGGTTTGACCTCACATTCATCACTTTTTCCTACAGCCAGATATTTGTCACAGTTTTTCATTTGCCCCAGAAGGAGGCTAGGTTGAAGGCCTTCAATACCTGCATAGCTCACATCTGTGTCTTTCTCCAGTTGTACCTCCTggcctttttctctttcttcacaCATAGGTTTGGTTCTCACATCCCCCCTTATATCCATATTCTCTTTTCTAGCATGTACCTTCTGGTCCCTCCATTTCTAAACCCACTGGTCTATGGTGTAAAGACCAAGCAGATTCGAATTAGTGTGGTAAAAATGTGCTCTTCATAA